The following nucleotide sequence is from Mycobacterium sp. 3519A.
CCCGGCGGCGGCATCGTCGGGATGGACTTCGACCCGACCCGCGCGATGCCCGCCTACAACTGGATGACGGTGGCCAAGAGCGCGCTGGAGTCGGTGAACCGATTCGTCGCCCGGGAAGCCGGTAAGTACGGTGTGCGGTCGAATCTCGTTGCGGCCGGGCCGATCCGGACCCTGGCGATGAGCGCGATCGTCGGTGGGGCGCTCGGCGAGGAAGCCGGTGCCCAGATGCAGCTGCTCGAAGAGGGCTGGGATCAGCGCGCCCCGATCGGCTGGAACATGAAGGATCCGACGCCGGTCGCCAAGACGGTGTGCGCACTGCTGTCCGACTGGCTGCCCGCCACCACCGGCACCGTCGTCTACGCCGACGGCGGCGCCAGCACGCAGTTGCTCTAAATGGAATTCGATGCGCTTCTGCTCCTGTCCTTCGGCGGGCCGGAGGCGCCCGAACACGTGATGCCGTTCCTGGAGAACGTCACCCGCGGCCGTGGCATCCCCCGCGAACGGCTGCAATCGGTCGCCGAGCACTACCTGCACTTCGGTGGTGTATCGCCGATCAACGGCATCAACCGCGAACTGATCGCGGCGATCGAGGCCGAGATCGACCTGCCGGTGTACTTCGGCAACCGGAACTGGGAGCCCTACGTCGAGGACACGGTTGTTGCCATGCGCGACAACGGGGTTCGCCGCGCCGCCGTGTTCGCGACCTCGGCGTGGGGTGGCTACTCCAGTTGCACGCAGTACGTCGAGGACATCGCCCGAGCCAGGGCCGCGGCGGGCGACGGGGCGCCGCAACTGGTGAAGCTGCGCCAGTACTTCGACCATCCGTTGTTCGTGGAGATGTTCGCCGCGGCCATCGCGACGGCGAAGCAGACGGTGCCCGACGACGCCCGACTGGTGTTCACCGCGCATTCCATTCCGCTGGCGGCCCGAAACCGTTGTGGCGCAGACCTGTACAGCCGCCAGGTGGGCTATTCGTCGCATCTGGTGGCCACCGCTGCCGGCTACGACGACTATGACCAGGTGTGGCAGTCGCGCTCGGGCCCGCCGTCGGTGCCGTGGCTCGAACCCGACATCGGTGATCATTTGTCGGCACTGGCGGAAAGCGGCACCACGGCGGTGATCGTCTGTCCGATCGGTTTCGTCTCCGACCACATCGAGGTGGTGTGGGACCTGGACAACGAGTTGGCGCAGCAGGCCGCCGACCTCGGCATCGAGTTCGCGAGGGCGGCAACCCCGAACGCCGATCCGCGCTTCGCCCGGCTGGTCGCCGACTTGGTCGACGAGGTGGCCGCGGGCCGCGAGCCGTCGAGGGTGCCGGGGCCGGATGCGCCACCGCTACAGGGCTTTTCGGTCGACGGCGTGGTGTGCACGCCGAACTGCAGCTAGCAAATTTCAGGTAGGGCGACGGGGCGGAGCAATCGAGCGGCCGTTGCGCGCAGGCCACCGGCGATCGTAGCCACCCAGCACCGTCATCGTTTGCCAGTTTCTTGCGACGACAACAAAATCCCTCTACTTCGCTTCCTCGGCCAGCCGAGCACGATTGCGCGATGAGCGTGTCGCGTATCCGTGCTCTCGTATTTCGTGACTGGGATAGCCGAAAACAGCTAATTATTCTGCGCGTCAATTA
It contains:
- a CDS encoding ferrochelatase is translated as MEFDALLLLSFGGPEAPEHVMPFLENVTRGRGIPRERLQSVAEHYLHFGGVSPINGINRELIAAIEAEIDLPVYFGNRNWEPYVEDTVVAMRDNGVRRAAVFATSAWGGYSSCTQYVEDIARARAAAGDGAPQLVKLRQYFDHPLFVEMFAAAIATAKQTVPDDARLVFTAHSIPLAARNRCGADLYSRQVGYSSHLVATAAGYDDYDQVWQSRSGPPSVPWLEPDIGDHLSALAESGTTAVIVCPIGFVSDHIEVVWDLDNELAQQAADLGIEFARAATPNADPRFARLVADLVDEVAAGREPSRVPGPDAPPLQGFSVDGVVCTPNCS